DNA sequence from the Methanomicrobia archaeon genome:
CATAGAATGCCAACCACAATGCAGAGTGCTGCAAGGATAAGCGTTGGAAGGAGCATGCTCAGCGGGATCTCGGCTTTCTTCGCGTCGCCCTCGCCGCTGTGTGACTCGCCCTCGCTCTTTATGAAATACATGCGCTCGATCACGCGCCAGAAATAAACGAGGTTAAGAAGACTGCTGAGCAGTAGCACGGCCACGAATACGTATGCGGACCACGAGAAGACTTCCGTAGCCTGCAGTGACGCGAGAATTAAGAACAGCTTCGTGGCAAAGCCCGCGCTCGGAGGCACGCCGATCATGGAAAGCGCCGCGATGGTAAAAGCAGCACTGGCATACGGCATCTTCCGTCCTAAGCCTTCAAAATCCCTGATGTCCCGCAGACCGTACTTATAAATAAACGCGCCCGCAGCCAGGAACAAGCACCCTTTCATTATCGCATGATTCGAGATGTGCGCCGTAGCACCGAGGAGTCCCCATGCGGAGATCGGCGAAAGCCCTATTCCCAGCACGATGTATCCCATCTGCGAAACGCTGGAATAGGCAAGCATCCGCTTCAAATTGTGCTGCACAATCGCGAGCATGGATCCCGCTATGATGCCTATCGCCGCTATCCAGCAGATGGTTATATCCACACCCACGTAGCTTCTGATGAAATCGAGCGTGAAGACGGAGTAGATAACCCGTATAAGCGCGTAGGCAGAGACTTTGGACATCGTCGCGGCAATGATCGCGCTCCCTGCGGAGGGGGCATAGGTGTACGCGTCCGGCTGCCAGATATGGAGCGGGAAAAGTGCTATCTTTATACTTAAGCCGACGGCGAAGAAGACAAACGCCGCTTGTACTAATCGGTTCCCGTATAGAGGCGGCAGCAATATCGCGAGGTCCGCTATATTCGGTGTGCCGGTTACCGCGTAGAGGAACCCGATGCCGAGCAGGAAGAAACAAGCGCCGACGGAACCAAGTACGAGGTACACAAAGCTTGCTTTCAGTGCTCTTCCGCCTGCAGCGGCGATTAACGCATACGCCGCCAATGAGGAGATCTCCAGGAATACGTACATATTGAAGATATCCCCGGTCACGATGATCCCGCACAGTCCGGTGATGAGGAGTTGATACACGATATAAAACGGGACGATTTTATCCGACGGCAGTTCCTGCTCGACGCTCCGCTTTGAATAGATAACGCAGACCAAGCCCAGAAATAGAATGACGATCAGTACGTACGCATTTAACGCGTCTATAACATATTCAATTCCCCACGGGGGCATCCATCCGCCCATTCGGTAATGGATCGTTCCGTTCGTCAAGACCTGATTGAGGATGGAAAGAGCCATGACGAGTTGCAGGAGAATAGTCGCGGTGGAAATGATCCAACTCGATTTCTTGTTTACCAAGCCAGCAACGAGGATGGTAAAGGCAGAAATCAATGAGATGACAATAACAAGTACGGGAAAATGCACGGTCACGAGCACTTTAATCACCCCTTATCATCCTTTTCCCCCTTTCTCCCTCCCTCTCTATCCCACTCGCATTAATCCAATCTTGAAAAGCGATACTAACACTTCAGCATACTCCGCATATGTGCAGAGACTCATATATAAATTTCGGTTTCGATTTTTGTCAAACTTTTGGAAGGAAGCCCACAGATTTTTTCTGACGTAGGTTGGTGGCAGGCTATGCATCTCAGATACGCGAAAAGGACATACGAGGGACTAAAAGAGCAATGCTTAAAAATGATAAAAGATCTTGATTATACGGGGAGGTGTGGGGTGAGTGAAGGAAAGATGGAAAAAAAAGTGCTGAGGGGATTGCTCATACTCCTTGTGTGTGTGGTCTTGGTGGTATCAGCAGTATCTGTATTTGTATTACATTCTGAGGATTTAATCGGCGTTCTGTACGGCGCGGCAGGCGTTGGGCTTTTCATGCTATTCGCGAAGGTGCTATCCTTGATACAAAAGGAAGGGAAACAGGATGACTGACCTTACCATACCTCCTTTTCTCATATTCTTTCTCGGCGCTGCAGTAATTCCGTTGCTTGGCAAGGGCCGCGTGAGGCAGATTTTTCTCGTCGCTTTAGCGCTTCTTGGCTTGGCGAGTGTGAGGCTGCTCGTACCGCAAACAGGTTGGGTAGTGTCAATTCTGCCGGGAATTGAGTTGACCTTTTTGCAGGTCGATAGGCTGAGCTTGATAATGGGGTATATCTTCGCACTGGCGGGTGGCGCTGCGATCATCTATGCGATAAGCACGGTGAAGGAGACAGGGCAGTACCAATCCGGGTTGTTATACATGGGCAGTGCATTGGGCGCGGTATTTGCCGGGGATTTCTTCACTTTGTACATCTTCTGGGAGATAATGGCGTTCTCCTCGCTTGGCCTGATCTGGTACGAGGGCTCGAGGCGGGCGCGGGATGCAGGGATGCGGTATATTTTGTTTCACCTGTTTGGCGGGGCTGCGCTTCTCGCGGGGATAATCATTCATTATGTGAATACGAATGACATTGCCTTGGGTCCTGTGGAGCCCGGCATGGGATACTTTTTGCTGCTCCTGGGTATAGGCGTAAACGCGGCATTCATACCGCTGCATACCTGGCTGCCCGATTCATATCCCAAAGCGACGATCGCAGGCACCATTTTCTTATCGATCTTCACGACGAAGACGGGCATATACGTGCTTGCGCGGACGTTCTCGGGCGTGGAGGCAGTAGCGTATATGGGCGGCGCGATGTGCCTCTACGGTGTTATCTTTGCGATATTGCAGAACGATGTGAGAAAGCTCCTCTCGTATCATATCGTGAGTCAGCTGGGCTATATGGTGGCCGGGGTGGGAATGGCAGCGGGAATAACGCACGAGATAGCGCTAAACGGAGCAATAGCACATCTGTTCAACAACCTGTTGTTCAAGACGACGTTGTTCATGTGCATGGGCGCGGTGATCCACGCGACGGGCAAGAACAACCTCACGGAACTCGGCGGACTGGCGAGGAAGATGCCGGTGACGATGATAACGTGTGTCATTGCGGCTCTTTCTATCTCCGGTGTGGTGGGCTTCAATGGCTATGTGAGCAAGGGGATGGTGATTCACGCGGCGGACGTGGGCGAAATGCCCCTGCTTGTAATCGCGTTGACCCTGGGTTCGGTAGGCACGCTGATCTCATTTTTAAAGCTCACGTATTTCGCATTTTTCAGCAGGAATGAGGAGATAGAAGCGAAGGAAGCGCCGTTACCGATGCTCGTGCCGATGTGCGTTACCGCTTTTCTTTGCGTTGCCATCGGCTGGTTTCCAAGTTTGCTTTATCGGTTATTGCCGTTCGAAGAGGCGGCGTTTCATTACCACGCGTATGAAGCGGGGCACACAATAGGCGTTTTGGAGTTGCTGCTGATGACCGTGTTTCTGTTCTTCATGCTCGGCTTCTTCGCGCCGCACGATAAGATCACGTATGACGTGGATTATCTTTATAGGAAGGCAGGTAGAGGCTTTTTATGGTTCTGCGAGAAGCCGCTTATGGGCTTTGCCGTTGCCGTGGAGCATGGGGTATTGAGGATTGCGGATGCCTTCATCACGTTCGGTAAGAACCCCCTGAGAGCGATACGAGTGGCGATGGCCACGATAGGCGTAGCGCTGATGAAGCCTGTTGTTTTCCTGTTTGAGCTGGTAATAGAGCCGATCTACCGATATTATGAGCGCGATCTGGAGCGGGCGAAGAGTCAACCACTTGAAGAGCCAATGACAAGCGTCAGCATAGGAACGGCAGTACTGCTGGTACTGCTCTTTTTCACGTTATATTTGATCGTCATGCTTATACATGGGTGGCTTATAGCTTACAGTATGGTATGGCTGTAATCTTTCTCGGTAGTACTGTCAGCCAGCGAGCGTATGGACTAGATGGGGAAATAGATGATCACAAAAGAGCTGATAAGGGATGTAACGCTAACGATTTTGAAGCGGGCGGAGACGACGTTACCGGGGGCTGTCAAAGTTGCACTGAAGCGTGCATACGAGCGGGAGGAGGGTGAGATTGCACGAGCGCAGCTGGCGGCGATGCTGGAGAATGTCGCGTTAGCGGAGGAGCTGCAGCGACCGATATGTCAGGATACCGGCCTTCCGCTTTTCTTCGTGCGGCTTGGCGGTGACGGAGATTGCAACGTCAAACTCGGCGATATAGAGGCCGGCATACGCGCGGGCGTGGCGGAAGCGACGGAAGCGATCCCGCTGCGATCGAACGTCGTGGATCCGATATTGAGGACAGGAAGCAGCGGGAATATCGGCGATAAAATACCGTATATCACTTATACCGTTGCCCCTGAGGTGAATGGTATTGAAATAACGGTGTTCCCGAAAGGCGGCGGCTCGGAGAATATGGCTGCGTTTACGATGCTCACGCCGAAGCAGGACGCGGAAGCGGTGGAAGCGATACAGAATTTCATTCTTGAGATGGTGGTCAAAGCGGCGGGCAAGCCGTGTCCGCCGACGATCATCGGTGTGGGTGTCGGCGGCTCGGCAGATGTAGCGATGAAGCTCGCGAAGATGGCGTTGCTACGACCGGTGGGCGAGCGGCATAAAGAGGAGCGACTCGCAGCGGTGGAAGAGGCGATCCTGAAAGCGGTGAACAATACGGGCATCGGGCCGATGGGCCTGGGCGGTAAGACGACAGCTCTGGCGGTGCATATAGAAACGGCAAGCACGCACATTACCAGTTTGCCGGTCGCCGTGAATTTCCAGTGCTGGGCAGCGCGTCAAGCAACGGCAAAAATAGCTCCCGATGGCCGGGTAGAGTACCTGTGAAGAGCAGCGCAACCGATTCCCGAATTTTTCAATCGGCCGTCCGTAGTTCAGGGGGTGTCCTTCGTTTAACATGTTCATAAAAGGAGAACTCGGCGGTGAAGGGCATTCGGTTCTTTTTTTCCTCTTGTATTCGTAACCACTTATCAATACCTTTCACCTCAAAGATACTATCCCCTAACCTAACCGTTCTCCCCAGGAATGCGGGATTGCTCAGGATTTCTTTCAGCTTGAATTTTGCCCATGCTTTCTTTTCTGCCATTTTTAACTCCCTTCCGTGTAGTCGTCGCAGTGCGTACACTCAGCACACCGCTTACTCACTATATGCATATATCTCTACATATGCACTTAAAAGCCTTTCGGTTTCTTGTCGTTCGTGGCACTGTTTTGCGTGGTGTAATTTTCTTCGAAAATGGGCTACGGGACAAGCGAAGGTGAAGGAACATGAGGAGGAAAGTGAGCGATAGATACCGCGTGTTTCGCATCTCAGCTCAGGCATTTTACCTCAGAAGGGAGATAAAGCTTTAAGTGGTAAGATAAATTGTTCGACATAGCCACAAAAAAGCCTTTAAGCTGACTGTTACGCTCCTTTTTATAGCCCGTTGATGCTGCTGTTCGTGATGTTCGTGAGTATAGGGAATGGAAAATGCACCTGAAAGTGGAAGAAGCGGATAAAAGCGGTGTGGTTTCGCTGGAAGAGGCGATAGCACGGAGAGAAAAAGCACGAAGCTGACAAGAAAGCAGGTGTCGCAATTACTGTGGGCGGCGGGGAAGGCGCCTTCTGCGGGCGCTACGTACCCGCTCGACTTGTATGTCGTTATCGGGCAGGATTGCGTAGAGGATGTGGGTGCCGGCGTGTACCATAGCGCGAAGGGCTATTTGACGCTGGTCAGGGCGGGCGATATGCGAAGCGGCTTAGCGGTTGCGTGTTTGCGTCAGATGTTCATTACCGAGGCTCCGGTTTCGTTCGTGATTGCAGCCGAGTACGAACGGACGACCGGGGTATATGGCGAGCGTGGCGTGCGATACGTGCTGATGGAAGTGGGGCACGTGGCGCAGAATATCTGTTTACAGTGCGAGACGCTGGGTCTGGCGACCGTAACCATTGGCGCGTTTGATGACGGCAGGGTCGCACGCGTCGCGAATCTACCAGGAAAGCATAGACCGCTCTACGTGATGCCTGTGGGCGTGAGATGAGTGCAGAACGAATGGCGATGCTGAGCTAAGGCTAAAAAGACAACTTTCCATACGAGGGAGGAGTATCCCAGCAATGAACCCGATTACGCCGCTGATACGGTGGTACGTGAAGGTAGAAGGGACGCCGAGTGGTGCCGTGACTAGTGGGAAAATATCTCACATGCCGGCATATCCGCCATTACTCACGTTAACCTCCCTGAGTGATACTTGTGGCACCGTACTTACAAACGTTGCGATGTATGCGCATGAATTGTTGAGCTGGAGTTGAGGACAAGTAAGGCTTCTTATCAAAAGCTTTTTAGGAGTGCCATTAACGACCAGCGCTGGGCGATTCAAAAGCTGGAGGGGGAAAATAATGAGAGAAGTG
Encoded proteins:
- a CDS encoding monovalent cation/H+ antiporter subunit D family protein; amino-acid sequence: MLVTVHFPVLVIVISLISAFTILVAGLVNKKSSWIISTATILLQLVMALSILNQVLTNGTIHYRMGGWMPPWGIEYVIDALNAYVLIVILFLGLVCVIYSKRSVEQELPSDKIVPFYIVYQLLITGLCGIIVTGDIFNMYVFLEISSLAAYALIAAAGGRALKASFVYLVLGSVGACFFLLGIGFLYAVTGTPNIADLAILLPPLYGNRLVQAAFVFFAVGLSIKIALFPLHIWQPDAYTYAPSAGSAIIAATMSKVSAYALIRVIYSVFTLDFIRSYVGVDITICWIAAIGIIAGSMLAIVQHNLKRMLAYSSVSQMGYIVLGIGLSPISAWGLLGATAHISNHAIMKGCLFLAAGAFIYKYGLRDIRDFEGLGRKMPYASAAFTIAALSMIGVPPSAGFATKLFLILASLQATEVFSWSAYVFVAVLLLSSLLNLVYFWRVIERMYFIKSEGESHSGEGDAKKAEIPLSMLLPTLILAALCIVVGILWLTKLPLPLITDALAELGVEVLP
- a CDS encoding Na(+)/H(+) antiporter subunit D, with protein sequence MTDLTIPPFLIFFLGAAVIPLLGKGRVRQIFLVALALLGLASVRLLVPQTGWVVSILPGIELTFLQVDRLSLIMGYIFALAGGAAIIYAISTVKETGQYQSGLLYMGSALGAVFAGDFFTLYIFWEIMAFSSLGLIWYEGSRRARDAGMRYILFHLFGGAALLAGIIIHYVNTNDIALGPVEPGMGYFLLLLGIGVNAAFIPLHTWLPDSYPKATIAGTIFLSIFTTKTGIYVLARTFSGVEAVAYMGGAMCLYGVIFAILQNDVRKLLSYHIVSQLGYMVAGVGMAAGITHEIALNGAIAHLFNNLLFKTTLFMCMGAVIHATGKNNLTELGGLARKMPVTMITCVIAALSISGVVGFNGYVSKGMVIHAADVGEMPLLVIALTLGSVGTLISFLKLTYFAFFSRNEEIEAKEAPLPMLVPMCVTAFLCVAIGWFPSLLYRLLPFEEAAFHYHAYEAGHTIGVLELLLMTVFLFFMLGFFAPHDKITYDVDYLYRKAGRGFLWFCEKPLMGFAVAVEHGVLRIADAFITFGKNPLRAIRVAMATIGVALMKPVVFLFELVIEPIYRYYERDLERAKSQPLEEPMTSVSIGTAVLLVLLFFTLYLIVMLIHGWLIAYSMVWL
- a CDS encoding fumarate hydratase, coding for MITKELIRDVTLTILKRAETTLPGAVKVALKRAYEREEGEIARAQLAAMLENVALAEELQRPICQDTGLPLFFVRLGGDGDCNVKLGDIEAGIRAGVAEATEAIPLRSNVVDPILRTGSSGNIGDKIPYITYTVAPEVNGIEITVFPKGGGSENMAAFTMLTPKQDAEAVEAIQNFILEMVVKAAGKPCPPTIIGVGVGGSADVAMKLAKMALLRPVGERHKEERLAAVEEAILKAVNNTGIGPMGLGGKTTALAVHIETASTHITSLPVAVNFQCWAARQATAKIAPDGRVEYL